One genomic window of Elusimicrobiales bacterium includes the following:
- the lon gene encoding endopeptidase La — protein sequence MPQAETKAEQSARQLPSNLSVIAIRDVVMFPGMALPLSVDREKSVRAIDHALKTSKYVLAVSQKNPRHDDPKPENLYAFGVVCEVAQSLKMPDNTVKVFLQGIARARTANLAIDKEEGCWFADVEYAQEETSPEAETLALSRQVMDAFESYAKVSRRIAVEGVSFLRQIENPSKLADTIASNIIIKTQDRQDLLETVNPARRLEKLLKLLTEEIEILSLEEKIHTKVRSQIEKSQKEYYLTEQMKAIQKELHQKDDFHKELDEVRKLLKKNRLSDEARAAAEKELNRLDRMAPSSPEATVSRTYLDWLVNLPWQVSTKDLLDIARARKILDEDHYGLDKPKERVLEFLAVTKLTGALRGPVLCFVGPPGVGKTSLAKSIARAVDRKFVRMSLGGVRDEAEIRGHRRTYVGSLPGRIMQSISKAKSNNPVFLLDEIDKMGMDWRGDPAAALLEVLDPEQNSDFTDHYLDVGFDISKVMFVTTANSLEGIPQTLRDRLEVLEFSGYTHDEKLSIAEGHLIPKQLKLHGLSAETAAIDAQAVTRAEREYTREAGVRNLEREIGSLCRKAAKEYVETGKKVSITGGNIEKYLGIPKFQNVRPEENAVGVSTGLAWTQNGGEVLSIEAVSYPGKGDLVLTGKLGDVMKESASAAFTCVKSLKIKKADFGKSNFHVHVPEGAVPKDGPSAGVAMAVALASLASGRPVRGKLAMTGELTITGRVLPVGGIKEKFMAAFREGMDTIVFPKANAKDVSDVPEKVRGKLKLVPVTELGEALRAAIPSLK from the coding sequence ATGCCGCAAGCAGAGACAAAGGCGGAGCAGTCCGCACGGCAGTTGCCGTCCAATCTTTCCGTCATAGCCATACGGGATGTGGTGATGTTCCCCGGCATGGCGTTGCCGCTTTCGGTTGACAGGGAAAAGTCCGTGCGCGCCATAGACCACGCGCTCAAAACCAGCAAATACGTGCTGGCCGTGTCGCAGAAAAACCCGCGCCATGACGACCCCAAGCCCGAGAACCTCTACGCCTTCGGCGTGGTCTGCGAGGTGGCCCAGTCGCTTAAAATGCCGGATAACACCGTAAAGGTGTTCCTGCAGGGCATAGCGCGGGCGCGGACGGCCAATCTGGCAATCGACAAGGAAGAGGGCTGCTGGTTTGCGGACGTGGAATACGCGCAGGAGGAAACATCGCCGGAGGCGGAGACGCTGGCCCTCTCCCGCCAGGTGATGGACGCGTTTGAATCCTACGCCAAAGTCTCGCGCCGGATAGCCGTGGAGGGAGTATCCTTCCTGCGGCAGATAGAAAACCCCTCCAAGCTGGCAGACACCATCGCCTCCAATATCATCATAAAGACGCAGGACAGGCAGGATTTGCTGGAGACCGTCAACCCCGCCCGCCGGCTGGAAAAGCTGCTGAAGCTGCTCACCGAGGAGATAGAAATTCTCTCTCTTGAGGAGAAAATCCACACCAAGGTCCGCTCCCAGATAGAGAAATCGCAAAAGGAATACTATCTGACAGAGCAGATGAAGGCCATTCAGAAAGAGCTTCATCAGAAAGACGATTTTCACAAGGAACTGGACGAAGTCCGCAAGCTGCTAAAGAAAAACCGCCTCAGCGACGAGGCCCGTGCCGCCGCGGAAAAGGAGCTGAACCGGCTGGATAGAATGGCCCCCTCCTCGCCGGAGGCGACAGTCTCGCGCACCTATCTGGACTGGCTGGTTAATTTGCCCTGGCAGGTCAGCACGAAAGACCTGCTGGACATCGCCCGCGCCCGCAAAATCCTGGACGAGGACCACTACGGCCTGGACAAGCCCAAAGAGCGCGTGCTGGAATTTCTGGCGGTTACGAAACTTACCGGCGCGCTGCGCGGGCCGGTGCTGTGCTTTGTGGGGCCGCCCGGCGTGGGGAAAACCTCGCTTGCCAAATCCATCGCGCGGGCGGTGGACAGAAAATTTGTCCGCATGTCGCTGGGCGGGGTGCGCGACGAGGCCGAAATACGCGGCCACCGGCGCACATACGTAGGCTCGCTCCCCGGCAGAATCATGCAGAGCATTTCCAAGGCCAAAAGCAACAACCCCGTATTCCTGCTGGACGAGATAGACAAAATGGGCATGGACTGGCGCGGCGACCCCGCAGCCGCCCTGCTGGAAGTGCTGGACCCGGAGCAGAACTCCGATTTCACCGACCATTACCTTGACGTAGGCTTTGACATTTCAAAAGTGATGTTTGTTACCACCGCGAATTCGCTTGAGGGCATCCCGCAGACGCTGCGCGACCGGCTGGAAGTGCTGGAATTTTCCGGCTACACGCATGACGAGAAGCTCTCCATCGCCGAGGGGCACCTGATTCCTAAGCAGCTCAAGCTGCACGGCCTGTCCGCCGAGACGGCCGCCATAGACGCGCAGGCCGTAACCCGTGCCGAGCGCGAGTATACGCGCGAGGCCGGCGTGCGCAACCTGGAGCGTGAAATCGGCTCGCTGTGCCGCAAGGCCGCCAAGGAGTATGTGGAAACCGGCAAAAAGGTCTCCATCACCGGCGGCAACATAGAAAAATATCTCGGAATACCGAAATTCCAGAATGTAAGGCCGGAGGAAAACGCCGTCGGCGTCTCAACCGGGCTGGCGTGGACGCAGAACGGCGGAGAGGTGCTTTCCATAGAAGCCGTCAGCTATCCCGGCAAGGGCGACCTTGTGCTTACCGGCAAGCTGGGCGATGTGATGAAGGAATCCGCCTCGGCGGCGTTCACCTGCGTCAAATCGCTGAAAATAAAAAAGGCGGATTTCGGCAAATCCAACTTCCATGTCCACGTGCCGGAGGGCGCGGTTCCAAAGGACGGCCCGTCGGCGGGCGTGGCCATGGCTGTCGCGCTGGCCAGCCTTGCAAGCGGCAGGCCGGTGCGCGGCAAACTCGCCATGACGGGCGAACTTACGATAACCGGCAGGGTGCTGCCCGTAGGCGGAATAAAAGAGAAATTCATGGCCGCCTTCCGCGAGGGGATGGACACCATCGTGTTCCCCAAAGCTAACGCAAAAGACGTATCCGACGTCCCGGAAAAGGTGCGCGGCAAGCTGAAACTGGTCCCGGTTACGGAGCTGGGGGAAGCCCTGCGCGCCGCCATACCGTCGTTGAAATAA
- a CDS encoding ATP-dependent Clp protease proteolytic subunit: protein MIIPTIIEKNQGSMVGYDLFSRLLKDRIVFIGGQEGAIDTSIANVIIAELLYLDAEDPDKEINLYINSPGGMITAGLAVYDTMQFIKAPVTTICMGMAMSFGAVLLAAGTKGKRYALPHSRIMIHQPLIWGGGGGGLSGQVTDIEIESKELRENKERLLDIMAKHTGQPKEKIRSDSERNFYLSAEDAKAYGIIDEVVTLRK from the coding sequence ATGATTATCCCGACAATCATCGAAAAAAACCAGGGCTCGATGGTGGGCTATGACCTGTTTTCGCGCCTGCTAAAGGACAGAATCGTGTTCATCGGCGGGCAGGAAGGCGCCATAGACACCAGCATCGCCAACGTCATCATAGCCGAGCTGCTTTATCTGGACGCGGAAGATCCCGACAAGGAAATCAACCTCTACATCAACTCGCCCGGCGGCATGATAACGGCGGGGCTGGCGGTGTACGACACGATGCAGTTCATCAAGGCCCCGGTAACCACAATCTGCATGGGAATGGCGATGTCTTTCGGCGCGGTGCTGCTGGCCGCCGGAACAAAAGGCAAGCGCTACGCGCTGCCGCATTCCCGCATAATGATACACCAGCCGCTTATCTGGGGCGGCGGCGGGGGCGGCCTCTCCGGCCAGGTAACGGATATTGAGATTGAAAGCAAAGAGCTGCGCGAGAACAAGGAACGGCTGCTGGACATCATGGCAAAGCACACCGGCCAGCCCAAGGAAAAAATCCGCTCCGACAGCGAGCGCAATTTCTACCTCTCCGCCGAGGATGCCAAAGCCTATGGCATCATAGACGAGGTTGTAACCTTAAGGAAATAA
- the tig gene encoding trigger factor, with product MPTQIQTETMEIKRLSQKGCAVRVGVSASDKYVAAALQNALVQVQAQAQIPGFRKGKAPLNMVRENFAALVKERAFDNVLRAALGEIITRENLKPVDSPALEKCEFTEGKPFSAEFEFEIPPQFEAKNYKKIPVVSRKIEIGEDKIAGAIKEILGQHARLHPAPEGAAVDAASFAVIDYEAFKPGSATADHSSKNELVDMAEPQTLGGLQAALLGAKKGDTREFDAEVGGGKYHIKAAVTDIKTKTVPELTDAFAKELGFESEQQFREHVKSALLRQAQEDNRRDAVRQIHDFLLKEHSFDLPQSLVEHHLGEAVERLGDRMHPEELKKLDDEKRKQLGDKLRPAVERDMKLGYIISAIASAEKLENCDEEYEAEVGATLARARSDEERRKMQLFFEKRRDEVLSSLLERKVEDFMHKNAVITEG from the coding sequence ATGCCCACTCAAATTCAGACGGAAACCATGGAAATCAAACGGCTTTCGCAGAAAGGCTGCGCGGTGCGCGTCGGCGTATCGGCTTCGGATAAATATGTCGCCGCCGCGCTGCAGAACGCCCTCGTGCAGGTGCAGGCGCAGGCGCAAATCCCCGGCTTCCGCAAAGGCAAGGCGCCGCTGAACATGGTGCGCGAAAATTTCGCGGCGCTGGTAAAAGAGCGCGCTTTTGACAACGTCCTCCGCGCCGCGCTGGGGGAGATAATAACCAGGGAAAACCTCAAACCAGTGGACTCGCCCGCGCTGGAAAAATGCGAATTCACGGAGGGCAAGCCGTTCTCCGCCGAGTTTGAATTTGAAATCCCCCCCCAGTTTGAGGCGAAAAACTACAAGAAAATCCCCGTGGTGTCGCGCAAAATAGAAATCGGCGAGGATAAAATCGCCGGGGCGATAAAAGAAATTCTGGGACAGCACGCAAGGCTGCATCCCGCCCCCGAAGGCGCCGCCGTGGACGCGGCCAGCTTCGCGGTGATTGATTACGAGGCGTTCAAGCCGGGCAGCGCAACGGCGGACCATTCCTCCAAAAACGAGCTGGTGGACATGGCGGAGCCGCAGACGCTGGGCGGGCTTCAGGCCGCGCTGCTGGGCGCGAAAAAAGGCGACACGCGCGAATTTGACGCCGAAGTCGGCGGCGGGAAATACCATATAAAGGCGGCGGTAACCGACATCAAGACCAAAACCGTGCCGGAGCTTACCGACGCCTTCGCCAAAGAGCTGGGGTTTGAAAGCGAGCAGCAGTTCCGCGAGCATGTCAAATCCGCGCTGCTGCGCCAGGCACAGGAGGACAACCGCCGCGACGCGGTGCGCCAGATTCACGATTTTCTGCTTAAAGAGCATTCGTTTGACCTGCCTCAGTCGCTGGTGGAGCATCATCTGGGCGAGGCGGTGGAGCGGCTGGGCGACCGGATGCACCCCGAAGAGCTTAAAAAACTGGACGACGAGAAGCGCAAGCAGCTTGGCGACAAGCTGCGCCCCGCCGTAGAGCGCGACATGAAGCTGGGGTATATCATCAGCGCCATAGCCAGCGCTGAGAAGCTGGAAAACTGCGACGAGGAATACGAGGCCGAGGTGGGCGCCACCCTCGCCCGCGCGCGCAGCGACGAGGAAAGGCGCAAAATGCAGTTGTTCTTTGAAAAGCGCAGGGACGAGGTTCTCTCTTCGCTGCTGGAGCGCAAGGTGGAAGATTTCATGCACAAAAACGCCGTCATCACGGAGGGCTGA
- a CDS encoding P-loop NTPase fold protein: MSSKCRTKFLSDNPADSDNLGGHRKIAEAIADIVRDSEDEMTIGLCGEWGSGKSTIIRLLGKELSEDTYAVFTFDAWAHQGDPLRRCFLEAICVFLFREGCIDEDKYHKTKELLAIRQMPVITQDGIAFAFSLLLVPIGIKLLCFSMPLPIIGAILCAFPFISGIHLWTNSPNTLSLLLKSPALSPEQSTIEFERIFSELLRYVQEKNDKRKIVCCIDNLDRIPERNALEIWASLRVFHDALSRKGNNHKNFWLIVPFDMSALNKLWSSEKQQAEQISLGNNTMEDNALAEAFSEKTFQIKFYVPSPVVSSWVGFLKKSLEEALPEHKQDDFDAISRIFRKRYSGDIKKLTPRKIKFFVNRIAALHKIWNDTIPIHIQALYVCFEQKFCANPGGIFDDKEIPHFDVACNISQWKEYMAMMCLNLPLRDAMQILIEPEIENGIREVNLELISKFEGVTGFSETCEKVLEGRTQEWHTSGGVRPEFIFRVIATIRQIKTFHESPQHRIWEILQAYVLRLESFGDLRESSKDALQFMAIHYSNADLLSHILKVLNNDLRTLVGTDAYDDFIEVIHSFHQGGHGEIIRKHVHVDLPITNYTRLVSSLDKLYGNTLDCYFRNSSDKSDDVLKNFQKSDIGDIVPKIIDMNPDWKWDTLCRALIYEFQRKQDRYPQQLVTNNLRILLHLRENPVVSEKLPTLSQDDFFKIFIGSECPPEAILFVLAVMPSLAKESHSALCQTISVYSDIRFSVNNPKNPKFDMRNFCELAIKHNCLKEVLSSYKKYEPLKNLVIEIAREVSVSHPDYKDLIPEEISL, encoded by the coding sequence ATGTCATCGAAATGCAGAACAAAATTTCTGTCTGACAACCCTGCCGATTCGGATAATTTGGGCGGCCATAGAAAAATTGCCGAGGCAATTGCCGATATTGTAAGGGACAGTGAAGACGAAATGACTATAGGATTATGCGGCGAATGGGGAAGCGGCAAGTCAACCATTATACGTTTGCTGGGAAAAGAGCTATCTGAAGATACCTATGCAGTTTTTACGTTTGATGCCTGGGCGCATCAAGGGGATCCGCTAAGGAGATGCTTTTTAGAAGCCATTTGTGTTTTTCTATTCCGGGAAGGCTGTATTGATGAAGATAAATACCATAAAACAAAGGAGCTTTTGGCTATCCGACAAATGCCTGTAATTACCCAAGATGGTATTGCTTTTGCATTTAGCTTATTGTTGGTGCCGATTGGAATAAAATTGCTGTGTTTTTCTATGCCTCTCCCTATAATTGGTGCCATTCTTTGCGCTTTTCCATTTATATCTGGGATTCATTTATGGACGAATTCCCCGAATACATTATCACTGTTGTTGAAATCTCCGGCACTTTCTCCAGAACAGAGTACGATTGAATTTGAGAGGATTTTTTCGGAATTGTTGCGTTATGTGCAGGAAAAGAACGATAAAAGGAAAATTGTTTGCTGTATTGACAATCTGGACAGAATTCCAGAAAGGAATGCTCTTGAAATATGGGCATCGTTGCGAGTATTTCATGATGCATTGTCCAGAAAAGGGAATAACCATAAGAATTTCTGGCTCATAGTCCCCTTTGACATGAGCGCGCTGAATAAATTATGGTCTTCAGAAAAACAACAGGCAGAGCAAATTAGTCTTGGAAATAATACCATGGAAGATAACGCCCTAGCCGAAGCTTTTTCAGAGAAAACTTTTCAAATTAAGTTTTATGTGCCGTCGCCTGTAGTTTCCTCATGGGTTGGTTTCCTGAAGAAATCACTAGAGGAGGCTTTGCCGGAGCATAAACAGGATGATTTTGATGCCATTAGCAGAATTTTCCGAAAGCGGTACAGTGGTGACATTAAAAAGTTGACTCCTAGAAAAATAAAATTTTTTGTGAATAGAATCGCAGCATTGCATAAAATATGGAATGACACAATTCCCATTCATATCCAAGCGCTTTATGTGTGTTTTGAGCAAAAGTTCTGTGCCAATCCTGGCGGAATATTTGATGACAAGGAAATACCTCATTTTGATGTTGCCTGTAATATTTCGCAATGGAAGGAATATATGGCCATGATGTGTTTGAATTTGCCGTTGAGGGATGCTATGCAAATACTTATTGAACCCGAAATTGAGAATGGCATTAGGGAAGTCAACCTGGAACTTATCAGCAAATTTGAGGGAGTTACAGGTTTTTCTGAAACTTGTGAGAAAGTGTTGGAAGGCCGTACGCAGGAATGGCATACTTCAGGTGGAGTACGTCCAGAATTCATTTTTCGTGTGATAGCAACGATACGTCAGATTAAAACTTTCCATGAATCTCCCCAACACCGTATATGGGAAATACTGCAAGCCTATGTTTTAAGACTGGAGTCATTTGGGGATTTGAGAGAATCGTCTAAAGATGCTTTGCAATTTATGGCGATTCATTACAGTAATGCGGATTTGCTATCCCACATTTTGAAAGTGCTGAACAATGATTTAAGAACGCTTGTCGGGACTGATGCATATGATGACTTCATTGAAGTTATACACTCATTTCACCAAGGAGGACACGGTGAGATAATTCGTAAACATGTTCATGTTGATTTGCCGATTACTAACTATACGCGATTGGTATCTTCGTTGGACAAATTATACGGCAATACCTTGGACTGTTACTTCCGAAACTCAAGCGATAAGTCTGACGATGTACTAAAGAATTTCCAGAAGTCAGACATTGGGGATATCGTTCCCAAAATAATTGATATGAATCCGGATTGGAAGTGGGACACTTTGTGTCGGGCTCTGATATATGAGTTCCAGAGGAAACAGGATAGATATCCTCAACAATTAGTTACAAACAATCTTCGTATTTTGTTGCATTTGCGTGAGAATCCTGTCGTTTCTGAAAAACTTCCCACTCTTTCACAGGATGATTTTTTTAAGATTTTCATAGGCAGCGAATGCCCGCCAGAAGCGATATTGTTTGTTCTCGCTGTTATGCCATCTCTGGCAAAAGAATCACACAGTGCTTTATGCCAAACAATCTCTGTGTACAGCGACATAAGATTTTCAGTCAATAATCCTAAGAATCCCAAATTTGACATGAGGAACTTTTGTGAATTGGCCATAAAGCATAATTGCTTGAAGGAAGTGTTGAGTTCATATAAGAAGTACGAACCTTTGAAAAACTTGGTAATAGAAATTGCCAGAGAAGTATCGGTATCCCATCCAGATTATAAGGACTTGATTCCAGAGGAAATATCACTTTAG
- a CDS encoding MFS transporter yields the protein MRLLGRDYWLYQFGQAVSVIGDGCSAIALAWWTLDKTGSPAKMGGILAVSVLARVAARPLLGPLGDKFPRKNLIIIGDISRAVLTAGLAAMVWSGYFNMAAVIAVFTLLGLGSALFGAGAGAIVPQLVPSHKLRDAVQYAMAVSSGGSIAGGLIGGILVSATGAGGAFAVDALSFLAAAAATFMIRADTTPKGAPSGWLADFREGIRAIWKIKILFWMLALAAFLNFTFAPVMVALPVMVKQARGLPAWFYGGLNSAMSAGIIIGSLAVGRICAKLQQDRAIVAGIVFMGAGIALLPYAPGLALPLALMAFQGFGSALANIPTEAHIAIATPDEMRARVNSVIASVAEGMMPLGMALSGVFIERFGYSAALFCCGIAFALLAPALYLVPDFKRFYRLPPAEAEKFFKETYPEAFAKTE from the coding sequence ATGCGCCTTTTGGGAAGGGATTACTGGCTGTACCAGTTCGGGCAGGCTGTCTCCGTAATCGGGGACGGCTGCAGCGCCATCGCCCTGGCCTGGTGGACGCTGGACAAGACCGGCTCCCCCGCCAAGATGGGCGGGATACTGGCCGTCTCGGTATTGGCGCGGGTGGCGGCAAGGCCGCTGCTTGGCCCGCTGGGCGACAAGTTCCCCAGAAAAAACCTTATTATAATCGGCGATATCTCCCGCGCCGTCCTTACCGCCGGCCTTGCCGCGATGGTATGGTCCGGCTATTTCAATATGGCGGCGGTGATAGCGGTATTCACGCTGCTGGGGCTGGGGAGCGCATTATTCGGCGCGGGGGCCGGGGCGATAGTGCCGCAGCTTGTCCCCTCTCACAAACTGCGCGACGCGGTGCAGTACGCAATGGCGGTCTCCTCGGGCGGGAGCATAGCGGGCGGCTTGATAGGCGGAATTCTTGTTTCCGCAACCGGCGCCGGAGGCGCGTTTGCGGTGGATGCGCTGTCTTTTCTGGCCGCTGCTGCGGCCACCTTTATGATACGCGCCGACACAACGCCCAAAGGCGCCCCCTCCGGCTGGCTGGCGGATTTCCGCGAGGGCATCCGCGCGATATGGAAGATAAAAATCCTTTTCTGGATGCTGGCGCTGGCGGCTTTCCTGAATTTCACATTCGCGCCGGTGATGGTGGCGCTGCCGGTGATGGTCAAGCAGGCGCGGGGGCTGCCGGCATGGTTTTACGGCGGGCTTAACTCGGCGATGAGCGCGGGGATAATAATCGGCTCGCTGGCGGTGGGGCGGATTTGCGCAAAACTCCAACAGGACCGGGCCATAGTCGCCGGCATTGTCTTTATGGGCGCGGGCATAGCCCTGCTGCCGTATGCGCCCGGCCTTGCGCTGCCGCTTGCGCTGATGGCCTTTCAGGGTTTTGGCAGCGCGCTGGCAAACATTCCGACGGAAGCGCATATCGCCATAGCCACGCCCGACGAGATGCGCGCGCGGGTAAACTCGGTCATCGCATCGGTGGCGGAGGGGATGATGCCGCTAGGCATGGCGTTGTCGGGCGTGTTTATAGAGCGATTCGGTTACTCCGCCGCGCTGTTCTGCTGCGGGATAGCGTTCGCGCTGCTTGCCCCCGCGCTGTACCTTGTGCCTGATTTCAAACGTTTCTACCGCCTCCCCCCCGCCGAAGCGGAAAAGTTTTTCAAAGAAACCTATCCCGAAGCCTTCGCCAAAACCGAATAA
- the epsC gene encoding serine O-acetyltransferase EpsC, which yields MNIKEIAAALTANPKGNVSPLCRKRAGEPIPSRAAVVAAVELLRSALFPGYFGGEEISQDTVSFHTGLAVEKAAHILQEQIRRAFCFFCEQKGDCDACRARAADIAARLARSLPGIQSLLSTDVQAAYEGDPAAVCPAETVLCYPCLTAISCQRIAHELYRSDVPLIPRIITEYAHSLTGIDIHPGAQIGARFFIDHGTGVVIGETCVIGEGVKLYQGVTLGAKSFPLDEHGNPVKGVKRHPNVEDGVTIYAGATILGAITVGKGAVVGGNMWVTQSVPAGAKITQQEYAR from the coding sequence ATGAATATAAAAGAAATCGCTGCCGCGCTGACCGCCAATCCCAAAGGCAATGTAAGCCCGCTGTGCCGCAAACGCGCGGGGGAGCCTATCCCGTCGCGCGCCGCCGTGGTGGCGGCGGTGGAGCTGCTGCGCTCCGCGCTTTTCCCCGGGTATTTCGGGGGGGAGGAAATCTCGCAGGACACGGTTTCCTTCCACACCGGCCTTGCGGTGGAAAAGGCCGCGCATATTCTGCAGGAGCAGATCCGCCGCGCATTCTGCTTTTTCTGCGAGCAGAAAGGCGATTGCGACGCATGCCGCGCCCGCGCCGCCGATATAGCGGCGCGGCTTGCGCGCTCGCTTCCGGGCATTCAAAGCCTGCTTTCAACCGACGTGCAGGCCGCCTACGAGGGCGACCCCGCCGCCGTCTGCCCTGCCGAAACGGTGCTTTGCTACCCCTGCCTTACCGCCATTTCCTGCCAGCGCATCGCGCACGAGCTTTACAGAAGCGATGTACCGCTTATCCCGCGTATCATAACCGAGTATGCCCATTCGCTTACCGGCATAGACATTCACCCGGGCGCGCAAATCGGGGCGCGGTTTTTCATAGACCACGGCACCGGCGTAGTCATCGGCGAGACCTGCGTCATCGGCGAGGGCGTCAAGCTCTACCAGGGCGTAACCCTGGGCGCCAAGAGCTTCCCGCTGGACGAACACGGCAACCCCGTCAAAGGCGTAAAACGCCATCCCAATGTGGAGGACGGCGTTACCATATACGCCGGCGCCACCATACTGGGCGCTATAACTGTAGGCAAAGGCGCGGTGGTGGGCGGCAACATGTGGGTTACGCAATCCGTGCCGGCGGGCGCAAAAATCACCCAGCAGGAATATGCCCGCTGA
- a CDS encoding DUF2164 domain-containing protein, translating to MPEIKFTEDEKAAIVRKIQDYFKRESQQDISRFDAEFLLEFFAKEIGPYFYNRGLYDSQAILSKRLDDLNEAISQLERPVESRKS from the coding sequence ATGCCCGAGATAAAATTTACGGAAGACGAGAAGGCGGCGATTGTCCGCAAAATTCAGGACTATTTCAAGCGGGAATCGCAGCAGGATATTTCGCGCTTTGACGCGGAGTTTCTGCTGGAATTTTTCGCAAAGGAAATAGGCCCGTATTTTTACAACCGCGGCCTTTATGATTCGCAGGCCATTCTATCCAAGCGGCTGGACGATTTGAACGAAGCCATCAGCCAGCTTGAACGCCCCGTCGAATCCCGCAAATCCTGA
- a CDS encoding polysaccharide deacetylase family protein: MPVPVLLYHHVSGDREITPAGFERQLRYLSENGYSTPSMPDFITWMRGDKELPGKSVLLTFDDGYADNWICAWPLLKKYGLRAAVFVTTSKIGGFAPRPTIADGAAAPDTIRDERGEQGFLSWQELRLMVDSNVFDVGSHTHTHNNFDKRAAWVDMREELRKSSEIIKERLGVKPVSLAWPWGYFVPHFPGYAAEEGYTAMFTVRPGANVAGGDLRAIRRFKVQNENIGWLARRLWLYRQPALAELYGRAYGLDRKIKRLFL, translated from the coding sequence ATGCCTGTTCCAGTGTTGCTATATCATCATGTTTCCGGCGACAGGGAAATAACTCCCGCGGGGTTCGAGCGGCAGTTGCGGTACCTTTCGGAAAACGGCTACTCCACCCCGTCCATGCCGGACTTCATTACCTGGATGAGGGGGGACAAGGAACTGCCCGGCAAAAGCGTCCTGCTGACTTTTGACGACGGCTACGCGGACAACTGGATTTGCGCCTGGCCGCTGCTGAAAAAATACGGGCTGCGCGCGGCGGTTTTTGTAACCACATCAAAAATAGGCGGTTTTGCGCCGCGGCCCACCATCGCCGACGGCGCGGCTGCGCCGGACACCATCAGAGACGAGCGCGGGGAGCAAGGCTTCCTCTCCTGGCAGGAGTTGCGGCTGATGGTTGATTCCAACGTATTTGACGTCGGTTCGCACACGCACACGCATAATAATTTTGACAAGCGCGCCGCATGGGTGGATATGCGGGAGGAACTGCGGAAATCCTCGGAAATCATAAAAGAGCGGCTGGGCGTAAAGCCCGTTTCGCTGGCGTGGCCGTGGGGTTATTTTGTTCCGCATTTTCCCGGATACGCGGCGGAGGAAGGGTATACTGCCATGTTCACCGTCCGCCCCGGCGCGAATGTTGCCGGCGGGGATTTGCGGGCCATCCGCCGGTTCAAGGTTCAGAATGAAAACATTGGCTGGCTGGCGCGGCGGCTGTGGCTTTACCGGCAGCCTGCGCTGGCGGAATTGTACGGACGCGCATACGGGCTGGACAGGAAAATAAAGAGGCTGTTCTTATGA
- a CDS encoding 4Fe-4S binding protein, with amino-acid sequence MKKALLIAVFCVVVLAGWKYPLLGYVASAVMLAGLAGGFIGGRYVCGNICPRGAFLDKAGALVSPRKPLPDIAADMRLRWGIFALLMGFMAFRLWQGPLTVRHTGLIFWQMCVITSAIALVLAAAWRPRTWCALCPMGTVQRAAGGGSRVPQIDKAACVSCGLCEKACPLELPLVSVPGKRSMKDCIQCGACAKSCPRGSVRDFC; translated from the coding sequence ATGAAGAAAGCATTGCTGATTGCAGTCTTCTGTGTCGTTGTCCTGGCGGGGTGGAAATATCCGTTGCTGGGCTATGTCGCATCCGCGGTGATGCTGGCGGGGCTGGCCGGCGGTTTTATCGGCGGGCGGTATGTCTGCGGCAATATCTGCCCGCGCGGGGCTTTTCTGGACAAGGCGGGGGCGCTGGTGTCGCCGCGCAAACCGCTGCCGGATATCGCGGCGGACATGCGGCTGCGCTGGGGCATTTTCGCGCTGCTGATGGGGTTTATGGCGTTCCGGCTCTGGCAGGGGCCGCTTACAGTGCGGCATACGGGGCTGATTTTCTGGCAGATGTGCGTTATCACCAGCGCAATCGCGCTTGTGCTGGCGGCGGCGTGGAGGCCGCGCACCTGGTGCGCGCTGTGCCCGATGGGAACCGTGCAGCGCGCCGCCGGCGGCGGCAGCCGCGTCCCGCAGATAGACAAGGCCGCCTGCGTCAGCTGCGGCCTGTGCGAAAAAGCCTGCCCGCTGGAATTGCCGCTGGTTTCGGTCCCCGGCAAACGCAGCATGAAGGACTGCATTCAGTGCGGCGCCTGCGCCAAATCCTGCCCGCGCGGCAGCGTGCGCGATTTTTGCTAG